One genomic region from Arthrobacter sp. FB24 encodes:
- the ehuA gene encoding ectoine/hydroxyectoine ABC transporter ATP-binding protein EhuA: MRPSTEPQPRTAGVVLPPEPLIRFENVSKNWGTNHVLKSLNFDVAPGEKVSIIGPSGSGKTTILRILMTLETPSEGRVTVDGDTLWDVTRGQKVRETRQLRETRKKIGMVFQQFNLFPHMTALENIIEAPVHVLGMGKAEARERAAELLNLVGLGKHMNHTPPQMSGGQQQRVAIARALAMRPKVLLFDEPTSALDPELIGEVLNVIRNLAHTTDMTMLMVTHEMRFAEEISDRVVMFDNGAAVESGPPAQIFKNPQQERTRSFLRAVLQH; this comes from the coding sequence ATGCGCCCCAGCACTGAACCCCAACCCCGGACCGCAGGCGTTGTCCTGCCTCCGGAACCGCTCATCCGGTTCGAGAACGTCAGCAAGAACTGGGGAACGAACCATGTTCTGAAGTCCCTGAATTTTGACGTTGCGCCGGGGGAGAAGGTGTCCATCATTGGGCCCTCCGGCTCCGGCAAGACCACCATCCTCCGCATCCTGATGACGCTGGAAACCCCTAGCGAAGGAAGGGTTACTGTGGACGGAGATACCCTGTGGGACGTCACCCGTGGCCAGAAAGTGCGCGAAACCAGGCAGCTGCGCGAGACCCGCAAGAAGATCGGCATGGTCTTCCAGCAGTTTAACCTGTTCCCGCACATGACCGCCTTGGAGAACATCATCGAGGCGCCCGTCCATGTGCTCGGCATGGGTAAGGCCGAGGCGCGCGAACGCGCGGCCGAACTGCTGAACCTGGTGGGCCTGGGCAAACACATGAACCACACGCCGCCGCAGATGTCCGGCGGACAGCAGCAGCGCGTGGCCATTGCCCGGGCACTGGCCATGCGGCCTAAGGTGCTGCTGTTCGACGAACCCACCTCAGCGCTGGACCCCGAGCTCATCGGCGAAGTCCTGAACGTGATCCGCAACCTGGCCCACACCACGGACATGACCATGCTGATGGTCACGCACGAGATGCGCTTCGCGGAAGAGATCTCGGACCGGGTGGTGATGTTCGACAACGGCGCTGCCGTGGAGAGCGGACCGCCGGCCCAGATCTTCAAGAACCCGCAGCAGGAGCGGACCCGGAGCTTCCTCCGGGCCGTCTTGCAGCACTGA
- a CDS encoding RidA family protein: MDDNQKPITPLPPTPVPAGNYVPVREIAGVLYTAGHTSAVQGHLECRGRVGEQLTVAEGQSAAATAVLNCLASLAAHAGGLDRIGEIVSMTGYVAAGSDFTDHPLVMNGASEVLVSYFGELGRPVRAAVGVSSLPDGAPVEISLIASRRSD, translated from the coding sequence ATGGACGACAATCAGAAACCGATCACACCGCTTCCCCCCACCCCGGTTCCGGCCGGGAACTACGTGCCGGTGCGCGAAATAGCCGGTGTTCTCTACACAGCAGGCCACACCTCAGCCGTACAGGGACACCTCGAATGCCGCGGGCGGGTCGGGGAGCAACTGACGGTTGCGGAAGGACAGTCTGCTGCAGCCACCGCAGTTCTGAACTGTCTGGCGTCCCTTGCGGCCCATGCCGGCGGGCTGGACCGCATTGGCGAGATCGTCTCCATGACCGGTTACGTCGCTGCCGGCAGCGACTTCACGGACCATCCGCTGGTGATGAACGGCGCGTCCGAGGTACTGGTGTCCTACTTCGGCGAGCTGGGACGGCCGGTGCGCGCCGCCGTCGGCGTTTCCAGCCTGCCCGACGGCGCACCCGTGGAGATCTCGCTGATCGCGAGCCGCCGCAGCGACTAG
- a CDS encoding maleate cis-trans isomerase family protein, which produces MTLEQNPALAPVSDLPGPQAWRDIGVVCPFDMALDHELWRWMPDGVNLIFTRTPYYDQPVGLDMAEEISDHGEIQDAVRSVMAISPAVVAYACTSGSFVHGVQGARNLSKAMVSAGAPAAVTTSEGLLMALDALGVTRVAVATPYLAELTDRLTSFLEQGGKSVVSHEGLGLDRDIWKVPYATTCELIRQADRPDAEVIFVSCTNLPTYDLIARMEQELGKPVITANQVTAWGALRLMGREAVGPHQALLQATKG; this is translated from the coding sequence ATGACACTTGAACAAAACCCCGCCCTGGCGCCCGTTTCCGATCTGCCGGGTCCGCAGGCGTGGCGCGACATCGGCGTCGTCTGTCCCTTCGACATGGCCCTTGACCACGAGCTGTGGCGGTGGATGCCTGACGGGGTGAACCTCATTTTCACCCGCACTCCCTACTACGACCAGCCGGTGGGCCTGGACATGGCAGAGGAGATCAGCGATCACGGCGAGATCCAGGACGCCGTCCGCAGCGTGATGGCCATCAGCCCGGCTGTGGTGGCGTACGCCTGCACGTCCGGCAGCTTTGTCCATGGCGTCCAGGGCGCGAGGAACCTTTCCAAAGCCATGGTGTCGGCAGGTGCTCCCGCGGCGGTGACCACCTCGGAAGGACTGCTCATGGCCCTGGATGCCCTGGGGGTGACCCGGGTTGCTGTGGCCACGCCGTATCTCGCCGAGCTGACCGACCGGTTGACGTCCTTCCTTGAGCAGGGCGGGAAGTCGGTGGTCTCGCACGAGGGGCTGGGCCTGGACCGGGATATCTGGAAGGTCCCTTATGCCACCACCTGTGAGCTCATCCGCCAGGCGGACCGTCCTGACGCGGAGGTAATCTTCGTCAGCTGCACCAACCTGCCCACATATGACCTGATTGCCCGAATGGAGCAGGAATTGGGGAAACCGGTAATCACGGCCAACCAGGTAACCGCGTGGGGCGCGCTGCGGCTGATGGGCCGCGAAGCCGTGGGGCCGCACCAGGCCCTGCTTCAGGCCACGAAAGGCTAG
- a CDS encoding maleate cis-trans isomerase family protein, whose translation MTTVGMLYPGHSAEDEYPYLESILGEDIHLPVVHTSVGGPDEITTHEVQALLDLGKSERLLEGAGEIVRKYSPDAVMWACTSGSFVFGWDGAHQQVREIQDVINVPTSSTSLAFAAALRHLGISKVSVSATYPDDVSRHFVELLGHQDIQVLDLASHDIASGEDAGELDHDGVVELARSANAPDAEAVLIPDTALHTVRWLNELESVLGKTVLTANQVTAWYGLQLAGRTVHSDQLGSLFRR comes from the coding sequence ATGACAACTGTTGGAATGCTTTACCCCGGCCACAGTGCCGAGGATGAATACCCGTACCTGGAGTCGATCCTGGGAGAGGACATTCATCTGCCCGTGGTCCACACCTCGGTAGGCGGACCTGACGAAATCACCACACATGAGGTTCAGGCATTGCTGGACCTCGGCAAGTCTGAGCGGCTGCTCGAGGGCGCCGGTGAGATCGTGCGGAAGTACAGCCCCGACGCCGTTATGTGGGCGTGTACGTCCGGCAGTTTCGTTTTCGGCTGGGACGGCGCGCACCAGCAGGTGCGAGAGATCCAGGACGTCATTAATGTCCCCACGTCCTCCACCTCGCTGGCTTTCGCCGCTGCACTGCGGCATCTGGGTATCTCCAAGGTGTCTGTATCGGCGACCTACCCCGACGACGTCTCCCGCCATTTCGTGGAGCTGCTTGGCCACCAGGATATCCAGGTCCTCGATCTTGCCTCCCACGACATTGCTTCAGGCGAAGACGCCGGCGAGTTGGACCACGACGGCGTGGTTGAACTGGCCCGAAGCGCCAACGCGCCGGACGCCGAAGCTGTCCTGATCCCGGATACCGCCCTGCATACTGTCCGCTGGCTTAATGAGCTGGAGTCGGTCCTCGGAAAGACCGTCCTGACGGCCAATCAGGTGACCGCCTGGTACGGCCTGCAGCTCGCCGGCCGTACGGTGCACTCCGACCAGCTGGGCAGCCTGTTCCGCCGCTAA
- a CDS encoding GntR family transcriptional regulator, which yields MKRGALDPVVQESTPAIIARKIRDAIARGDFAPGVQLGEAELAKELGVSRGPLREAMQRLTQEGLLVSHRNRGLFVVSMDEDDFRDIYLARSAVEAAAIGRVISTDPLGSAAKLMETVRAMENAAESPNSEAMTEADMSFHALLVELAGSPRLKKMHNTLLTETQMCLNALKSTYDTADRRIAEHKGIAEAISRGDSDLAEKLMAEHMDDALMRLIP from the coding sequence ATGAAAAGGGGAGCCCTAGACCCGGTCGTACAGGAGTCCACTCCGGCCATTATCGCCCGCAAAATCCGCGACGCTATTGCCCGCGGTGACTTCGCTCCGGGCGTCCAGCTCGGAGAAGCCGAACTGGCCAAAGAACTGGGCGTCAGCCGCGGCCCTCTGCGCGAGGCCATGCAGCGCCTCACCCAGGAAGGGTTGCTGGTCAGTCATCGGAACCGGGGCCTCTTTGTGGTCTCGATGGACGAGGACGACTTCCGGGACATCTATCTGGCCCGCTCCGCTGTTGAGGCTGCCGCCATCGGCCGCGTGATCAGCACCGACCCCCTGGGTAGCGCCGCCAAGCTGATGGAAACTGTGCGAGCCATGGAGAATGCGGCCGAGTCCCCGAACAGTGAGGCGATGACCGAAGCGGATATGAGCTTCCACGCCCTTCTGGTAGAGCTCGCCGGGAGTCCACGCCTGAAGAAAATGCACAACACACTTTTGACGGAGACGCAGATGTGCCTTAATGCCCTCAAGAGCACTTACGACACGGCCGATCGGCGTATTGCCGAGCATAAGGGCATCGCGGAGGCCATCTCCCGCGGTGACTCGGACCTCGCCGAGAAGCTCATGGCGGAGCACATGGATGACGCGCTGATGCGGCTGATCCCCTAA
- a CDS encoding MFS transporter, which translates to MSNAPHGAGSGAEFTTPDETSPAGKKVLHRAIAASAMGNATEWFDYGVYAVAATYITANFFPGEGAMGTVWTLATFALSFLVRPLGGLFWGPLGDRIGRKRVLALTIILMAGSTFAIGLLPTHSLAGWLAPALLVLLRMIQGFSTGGEYGGAATFMAEYAPDKKRGFYGSFLEFGTLGGFALGSLVVLLCTLLLGEGSMTEWGWRLPFLIAGPMGIIGMYLRNRLEDTPVFRELEASGELEPATSTALRDLLRDYWRPMLIMAGLVIPLNVVNYTLLSYMPTYLEGSVGMDANTVLTLMFVGQIAMMLMIPLAGARSDKIGRKPMWFFSLIGLFVMAIPMYMIMANGFWFAMLGFAVLGLLYLPQLATISATFPAMFPTQVRYAGFAITYNVSTAIFGGTAPMMNELLVNATGNVLMPAYYMMGACLIGLVAVWKMQETAGASLRNMKIPGIKKMPVPRRLER; encoded by the coding sequence ATGTCTAACGCACCACATGGCGCCGGCTCCGGCGCGGAGTTCACGACTCCAGACGAAACGTCCCCCGCAGGCAAAAAAGTGCTCCACCGGGCCATCGCTGCCTCTGCTATGGGTAATGCCACTGAATGGTTCGATTACGGCGTTTATGCCGTAGCCGCCACGTACATCACCGCCAACTTCTTCCCCGGCGAAGGCGCCATGGGAACAGTCTGGACGCTCGCCACCTTTGCCCTTTCCTTCCTCGTGCGGCCGCTGGGCGGGCTGTTCTGGGGTCCCCTGGGTGACAGGATCGGACGCAAGAGGGTCCTGGCGCTGACCATCATCCTGATGGCTGGCTCAACCTTCGCCATTGGCCTTCTCCCGACGCATTCGCTGGCCGGCTGGCTGGCCCCGGCCCTGCTGGTCCTGCTGCGCATGATCCAGGGATTCTCAACCGGCGGGGAGTACGGCGGTGCGGCTACATTCATGGCCGAATACGCACCGGACAAGAAGCGCGGCTTCTATGGCAGCTTCCTTGAGTTCGGCACGCTGGGCGGCTTCGCCCTCGGGTCCCTCGTGGTTCTGCTCTGCACCCTGCTCCTGGGTGAAGGCTCCATGACTGAATGGGGCTGGCGGCTTCCCTTCCTGATTGCCGGTCCGATGGGCATCATCGGCATGTACCTGCGTAACAGGCTTGAAGACACCCCGGTCTTCCGCGAACTGGAGGCCAGCGGGGAGCTGGAACCAGCCACGAGCACCGCTCTGAGAGACCTGCTGAGGGATTACTGGCGCCCCATGCTGATCATGGCCGGCCTCGTCATTCCGCTAAATGTTGTCAACTACACCCTGCTTAGCTACATGCCTACGTACCTTGAGGGTTCGGTGGGTATGGATGCCAACACGGTGCTGACTCTGATGTTCGTGGGGCAGATCGCCATGATGCTGATGATTCCGCTGGCTGGCGCCCGCTCCGACAAGATCGGACGCAAGCCAATGTGGTTCTTCTCCCTGATCGGCCTGTTTGTGATGGCCATCCCGATGTACATGATCATGGCTAACGGCTTCTGGTTTGCGATGCTCGGGTTCGCCGTTCTGGGTCTGCTGTATCTTCCGCAGCTGGCAACTATTTCCGCCACCTTCCCGGCCATGTTCCCCACCCAGGTCCGTTATGCCGGCTTTGCGATTACCTACAACGTCAGCACGGCGATCTTTGGCGGGACTGCACCGATGATGAACGAGCTTTTGGTGAATGCCACGGGCAATGTCCTGATGCCGGCATACTACATGATGGGTGCCTGCCTGATCGGTTTGGTGGCCGTGTGGAAGATGCAGGAGACTGCCGGGGCTTCGCTTCGCAACATGAAGATCCCCGGAATCAAGAAGATGCCCGTTCCGCGCCGTCTGGAGAGGTAG
- a CDS encoding amidase, translated as MSDLTDLTAVELLAGYREGTISPVDATQAALDAIEAADKDVNAFVSVEAESALQEARESEGRWRKGQPLGPGDGVPTSIKDIFYTRGWATLRGTNLINADAAWDQDAPCVARLRETGAVLIGKTTTPEFAWKGVTDSLRHGSTGNPRAAGLTSGGSSGGSATAVGLGMGPWSVGTDGGGSVRIPAAFTGTVAIKPTYGLVPMFPASPFGTLAHAGPMTRTVEDTALLLDVITGFDSRDWSALPTPTRSFLDGLNDGVKGMRIAFSPTLGFGTNDPEIERLVGAAVVVLADAGAIIEEVDPGIQDPVEAFHVLWFAGAAKVLEAYGPDAITKVDPGLRRSIEEQGDLSASDFLDATAVRMDLGVKMGLFHETYDLLLTPTLPIPAFPRGTDAPEGWHSPNWTSWTPYTYPFNMTQQPAVSVPCGFTRAGLPAGLQIIGPRHADRKVLRAAQAYERAAAWGTERPARITTSRS; from the coding sequence ATGAGTGATCTGACCGACCTGACAGCGGTAGAGCTGTTGGCGGGCTACCGCGAGGGCACAATCTCCCCTGTGGACGCCACCCAAGCTGCCCTGGATGCCATTGAAGCGGCGGACAAGGACGTCAACGCTTTTGTCTCGGTTGAAGCTGAGAGCGCACTACAGGAAGCCCGCGAGTCGGAGGGCAGGTGGCGCAAGGGCCAGCCCCTGGGCCCCGGTGACGGCGTCCCCACCTCCATCAAGGACATCTTCTACACCCGCGGCTGGGCCACGCTGCGCGGCACCAACCTCATTAACGCCGACGCGGCGTGGGATCAGGACGCGCCCTGCGTCGCCAGGCTGCGGGAAACAGGCGCCGTGCTGATCGGCAAGACCACCACCCCGGAGTTCGCCTGGAAGGGCGTCACCGATTCACTGCGGCACGGCTCCACCGGGAACCCGCGGGCGGCAGGTCTCACGTCCGGCGGCTCGAGCGGCGGCAGCGCCACTGCTGTTGGCCTGGGCATGGGCCCCTGGTCCGTGGGGACCGATGGCGGGGGCTCTGTCCGCATCCCCGCAGCCTTCACCGGGACAGTGGCCATCAAGCCCACGTACGGATTGGTCCCCATGTTCCCTGCAAGCCCGTTTGGTACCCTGGCGCACGCGGGCCCCATGACCCGCACCGTGGAAGACACGGCGTTGCTGCTGGACGTCATTACCGGCTTCGATTCACGCGACTGGTCAGCCCTTCCCACGCCCACCCGGTCCTTCCTGGACGGCCTAAACGACGGCGTAAAGGGCATGCGGATCGCGTTCTCGCCCACCCTGGGCTTCGGTACCAACGATCCGGAAATCGAGCGGCTGGTCGGGGCTGCGGTTGTGGTCCTGGCCGACGCCGGCGCCATCATCGAGGAAGTGGATCCCGGCATCCAGGACCCGGTTGAGGCCTTCCACGTCCTCTGGTTTGCCGGTGCAGCCAAAGTACTTGAGGCTTACGGCCCGGACGCCATCACCAAGGTGGATCCCGGGCTGCGCCGTTCCATCGAGGAACAGGGCGATCTCAGCGCCTCGGACTTCCTGGACGCCACCGCTGTGCGGATGGACCTGGGGGTGAAGATGGGCCTCTTCCACGAGACCTACGATCTGCTCCTGACTCCTACGCTTCCCATTCCGGCCTTCCCCCGCGGCACTGATGCGCCAGAAGGCTGGCATTCCCCGAACTGGACCAGCTGGACGCCGTATACGTACCCGTTCAACATGACCCAGCAGCCCGCCGTCAGCGTCCCCTGCGGCTTCACCCGGGCAGGCCTTCCGGCCGGCCTGCAGATCATCGGCCCACGCCACGCCGACCGCAAGGTGCTCCGCGCAGCGCAGGCCTATGAGAGGGCCGCTGCCTGGGGCACGGAACGGCCGGCACGCATCACGACCAGCCGCAGCTAG
- a CDS encoding NAD-dependent succinate-semialdehyde dehydrogenase produces MSIQATTNPQTSQKALDAVAKVSTNLYIDGEWAEAASGARFDVINPATEEVIASVADGGPEDARRAIETAGRVQKQWAKTAPRERSEILRRAFDLIMARQDELALIMTTEMGKPFAEAKGEVAYAAEFFRWFSEEAVRIGGDMTTTGDGKNRILVTKEPVGPCVLVTPWNFPLAMGTRKIGPAIAAGCTIVFKPANLTPLSSLALADILIEAGLPKGVLNVVTTTKASEVVTPWMESGIARKVSFTGSTGVGVRLLEQAAKNVMRSSMELGGNAPLIVFEDADLDRAVEGAFAAKMRNMGEACTAANRIFVQRSVSADFSARLAKRLGALKVGDGAVDGTDVGPLVEEKALNKVQELVDDAVSKGATVICGGSRPEGKGYFYSPTVLSDVSSDAALMSEEIFGPVAPIIPFDTEEEVVRLANDTPWGLASYVFTQDLDRAFRVGDELEVGMVGLNTGIVSNPAAPFGGIKASGLGREGGRVGLDEFLEIKYMAIPRV; encoded by the coding sequence ATGAGCATCCAGGCAACCACCAACCCGCAGACCTCGCAGAAGGCGCTCGACGCCGTCGCCAAGGTCAGCACCAACCTCTACATTGACGGAGAATGGGCCGAAGCGGCCTCCGGCGCCCGGTTCGACGTCATCAACCCCGCCACCGAGGAAGTCATCGCTTCCGTCGCCGACGGCGGCCCCGAGGACGCCCGCCGCGCCATCGAAACCGCCGGCCGCGTGCAGAAGCAGTGGGCCAAGACCGCACCCCGGGAGCGCAGCGAGATCCTGCGCCGCGCCTTCGATCTGATCATGGCCCGCCAGGACGAGCTGGCCCTGATCATGACCACGGAAATGGGCAAGCCCTTCGCCGAGGCCAAGGGCGAGGTGGCCTACGCCGCCGAGTTCTTCCGCTGGTTCTCGGAGGAAGCCGTCCGCATCGGCGGTGACATGACCACCACCGGCGACGGCAAGAACCGCATTCTGGTCACGAAGGAGCCGGTTGGCCCGTGCGTCCTGGTGACGCCCTGGAACTTCCCGCTGGCCATGGGCACCCGGAAGATCGGCCCCGCCATCGCAGCGGGCTGCACCATAGTCTTCAAGCCGGCCAACCTCACCCCGCTGTCCTCGCTGGCGCTGGCGGACATCCTGATCGAGGCCGGCCTCCCCAAAGGCGTACTGAACGTTGTCACCACCACCAAAGCCTCAGAGGTGGTGACCCCGTGGATGGAAAGCGGCATTGCCCGCAAGGTCAGCTTCACCGGTTCCACCGGCGTGGGCGTGCGCCTGCTGGAGCAGGCGGCCAAGAACGTCATGCGCTCCTCGATGGAACTGGGCGGAAACGCACCCCTCATCGTGTTCGAGGACGCAGACCTGGACCGCGCCGTGGAAGGTGCGTTCGCCGCCAAGATGCGGAACATGGGCGAGGCCTGCACAGCCGCCAACCGCATCTTCGTCCAGCGCTCCGTTTCCGCCGACTTCTCCGCCCGGCTCGCCAAGCGGCTCGGTGCCCTGAAAGTGGGCGACGGCGCAGTGGACGGCACCGACGTCGGCCCCCTCGTGGAGGAGAAAGCGCTGAACAAGGTCCAGGAACTCGTGGATGACGCCGTTTCCAAGGGCGCCACCGTGATCTGCGGCGGGTCCCGCCCCGAGGGCAAAGGCTACTTCTACTCCCCCACCGTGCTGTCCGATGTCAGCTCCGACGCCGCACTGATGAGCGAGGAAATCTTCGGCCCGGTGGCCCCAATCATCCCCTTCGACACCGAAGAGGAAGTGGTCCGGCTGGCCAACGACACCCCGTGGGGCCTGGCCAGCTACGTGTTCACCCAGGACCTGGACCGCGCCTTCCGCGTCGGCGACGAACTCGAGGTAGGCATGGTTGGCCTGAACACGGGCATCGTCTCCAACCCGGCAGCGCCGTTCGGCGGCATCAAGGCCTCCGGCCTGGGCCGTGAAGGCGGACGCGTGGGCCTGGACGAGTTCCTGGAGATCAAGTACATGGCAATCCCGCGCGTCTAA
- a CDS encoding FAD-binding and (Fe-S)-binding domain-containing protein, with translation MIDAVHPPARPATGGSRRSGAPDAGQPAVLEHLASAGVAADSSPRRLAEYSYDASNYRVPPLAVVFPRTVEDVVAVVAACRETATPLIGRGGGTSMAGNAMGPGVVLDFSRYMNTIHAIDETSGTVAVDPGVVLAVLSRDVEKATGNRFTFAPDPSSKNRATVGGSIGNDACGNHSVRYGRTSDHVAEIDVVTSDGAQLTATATGLRATNPEDKTAEARAVALSSSFKDLAHNHLSEFRLELERIQRQVSGYHLANLLPENGFNMARALTGSEGTCAIIVGARMKLVPKPASALLVCLGYADVVDAARDIMTILEFSPAAVEGIDAAIVDTMRFRRGDGSVTGLPEGKAWLYVDLDGDNPDQVRAEADRLLARLKENGRLVDGRTIPDLQERAALWRVREDGAGLSARLSTGGESWPGWEDSAVAPENLADYLSDFRELLDRHHLTGVMYGHFGAGCMHIRITYDLRTETGRAVFRAFTKEAAELVVRHGGSLSGEHGDGRARSELLPLMYSPRMLAAFATYRRTWDPAGILNPGSLTEPDPMDGNLALEGIPQRQWRTSFDLRPLGAGGGSTTHTDSPETSAGSGTDPWVHALQSCIGVGRCRTDSGGVMCPSYRATKDEKDSTRGRSRVLQDMVRGARTVEEGWKSEEVREALDLCLSCKACSSDCPTGVDMATYKSEFFSHYYEGKLRPMSHFSLGWLPRWLKITGRIAPLVNALMSTPLAKAASALGGLTTRRALPRFAGASEWRREVAAAGVRPVTRYDGGARPDADGVVLFVDTFTRGFRPEVAGAAARVLANSGSTTECSADACCGLTWISTGQLDTAKKLMGQAAVALDDGTDRPIVVVEPSCAAALRKDLPELVHTDQARRVAARVRSFASHIEELTKTGWKPTPAQPLPKKVVLQTHCHEYSVFGAGTQRSALGAVGVASVVDTTGCCGVAGNFGFEKEHFDVSMLVAEQSLAPALHQTEADSVVLTDGFSCAMQVKQLDDSRPGRHLAQLLDPGEQAAVMSQTSRQPLPSTQEKDPS, from the coding sequence ATGATTGATGCCGTTCACCCCCCCGCGCGCCCGGCAACGGGCGGCAGCCGCCGGTCCGGGGCGCCGGACGCCGGCCAACCGGCCGTCCTGGAACACCTGGCCTCGGCGGGTGTGGCGGCGGATAGTTCACCGCGCCGGCTTGCGGAATACTCCTATGACGCGTCCAACTACCGGGTGCCCCCGCTGGCTGTGGTGTTTCCGCGGACAGTGGAGGACGTCGTTGCCGTTGTTGCTGCGTGCCGTGAAACAGCAACGCCGCTGATCGGCCGCGGCGGCGGGACGTCCATGGCGGGCAACGCCATGGGTCCCGGAGTCGTGCTGGACTTTTCCCGCTACATGAACACGATCCACGCGATCGACGAGACCTCCGGCACCGTGGCAGTGGACCCCGGTGTCGTACTCGCCGTCCTCTCTCGTGACGTGGAGAAGGCAACGGGCAACCGCTTCACGTTCGCCCCGGACCCGTCCTCCAAGAACCGCGCCACCGTGGGCGGTTCGATTGGGAATGATGCCTGCGGCAATCATTCGGTCCGTTATGGCCGGACGTCTGACCACGTGGCAGAGATCGACGTCGTCACGTCCGACGGCGCCCAGCTCACCGCTACTGCCACGGGGCTGCGTGCCACAAACCCGGAAGATAAGACCGCGGAAGCCCGCGCTGTAGCCCTGTCCTCGTCTTTCAAGGACCTGGCCCACAACCACCTGTCCGAGTTCCGTCTGGAGCTGGAACGCATCCAGCGCCAGGTTTCCGGGTACCACCTGGCCAACCTACTGCCGGAAAACGGGTTCAACATGGCCCGCGCCCTCACCGGGTCCGAAGGTACCTGCGCCATCATTGTGGGCGCACGGATGAAGCTCGTCCCCAAGCCTGCCAGCGCCTTGCTGGTGTGTCTGGGCTATGCGGATGTGGTGGACGCGGCGCGCGACATCATGACCATACTGGAGTTTTCACCGGCCGCCGTCGAAGGCATCGACGCGGCCATCGTGGACACCATGCGCTTCCGCCGCGGCGACGGCTCCGTGACGGGCCTGCCCGAGGGTAAAGCCTGGCTCTACGTTGACCTCGACGGCGACAACCCGGACCAAGTCCGCGCCGAAGCGGACCGGCTACTGGCCCGGCTCAAGGAAAACGGCCGGCTGGTGGACGGACGGACCATCCCGGACCTCCAGGAACGGGCGGCCCTCTGGCGTGTCCGCGAGGACGGCGCCGGGCTTTCCGCCCGGCTCTCCACCGGCGGCGAGTCCTGGCCCGGCTGGGAGGACTCCGCCGTCGCACCGGAAAACCTGGCCGACTACCTCTCGGATTTCCGCGAGCTCCTGGACCGCCATCACCTCACGGGCGTTATGTACGGCCACTTCGGTGCCGGCTGCATGCACATCCGTATCACCTACGACCTGCGCACCGAGACCGGCCGGGCCGTATTCCGTGCCTTCACCAAGGAAGCCGCCGAACTGGTGGTCCGCCACGGCGGCTCGCTCTCCGGCGAACACGGCGACGGCCGGGCACGCTCGGAACTGCTGCCCCTGATGTACTCCCCGCGCATGCTGGCGGCCTTCGCCACCTACCGGCGCACCTGGGACCCTGCGGGAATACTCAACCCCGGATCCCTGACCGAACCCGATCCCATGGACGGCAACCTGGCACTGGAGGGCATTCCGCAACGGCAGTGGCGCACCAGCTTCGACCTGCGCCCGCTCGGCGCCGGCGGCGGATCCACCACACACACCGACTCACCGGAAACGTCTGCAGGCAGCGGCACGGACCCATGGGTCCACGCGCTCCAGAGCTGCATCGGCGTGGGCCGTTGCCGCACGGATTCCGGCGGCGTGATGTGCCCCAGCTACCGCGCCACAAAGGATGAAAAGGATTCCACCCGCGGCCGCTCCCGCGTGCTCCAGGACATGGTCCGCGGCGCCCGTACGGTGGAAGAAGGGTGGAAGTCGGAGGAGGTCCGCGAAGCCCTGGACCTCTGCCTGTCCTGCAAAGCCTGCTCCAGCGACTGCCCCACTGGCGTCGACATGGCCACCTACAAATCCGAATTCTTCTCCCACTACTACGAGGGCAAGCTCCGCCCGATGTCCCACTTCTCCCTGGGCTGGCTGCCCCGCTGGCTCAAGATCACGGGCCGGATCGCGCCACTGGTCAACGCCCTGATGTCCACACCGCTCGCCAAGGCAGCTTCCGCCTTGGGCGGTCTCACCACCCGGCGGGCGCTGCCCCGCTTCGCGGGTGCCAGTGAGTGGCGCCGCGAAGTGGCGGCGGCCGGCGTCCGGCCCGTTACCAGGTACGACGGCGGCGCCAGGCCGGATGCCGACGGCGTGGTGCTGTTCGTGGATACCTTTACCCGAGGCTTCCGGCCGGAGGTGGCTGGCGCCGCGGCCCGCGTCCTCGCTAATTCAGGCTCCACCACGGAATGCTCGGCGGACGCCTGCTGCGGCCTGACCTGGATATCCACCGGCCAGCTGGACACCGCCAAGAAGCTGATGGGCCAGGCCGCAGTGGCACTCGACGACGGCACGGACCGTCCGATCGTGGTGGTGGAACCCAGCTGCGCCGCTGCGCTGCGCAAGGACCTTCCCGAACTGGTCCACACGGACCAGGCCCGCCGAGTCGCGGCACGTGTGCGCAGCTTCGCATCGCACATCGAAGAGCTCACCAAAACGGGCTGGAAACCGACGCCGGCGCAGCCCCTGCCGAAGAAGGTGGTGCTGCAGACGCACTGCCACGAGTACTCCGTCTTCGGAGCCGGCACCCAACGCTCTGCGCTCGGCGCGGTGGGCGTGGCCAGCGTCGTGGACACCACCGGCTGCTGCGGCGTTGCCGGCAACTTCGGATTCGAAAAGGAGCACTTCGACGTCAGCATGCTGGTGGCCGAACAGTCCCTGGCCCCGGCCCTGCACCAGACGGAGGCCGACTCTGTGGTCCTCACAGACGGCTTCTCCTGCGCCATGCAGGTCAAACAGCTCGATGACTCCCGACCTGGCCGGCACCTGGCCCAACTTCTCGACCCCGGCGAACAGGCGGCAGTGATGTCCCAAACCAGCCGCCAGCCACTCCCTTCCACCCAAGAAAAGGATCCCTCATGA